One part of the Pannonibacter sp. XCT-53 genome encodes these proteins:
- the hpf gene encoding ribosome hibernation-promoting factor, HPF/YfiA family, translated as MTLRISGKNVDVGSAMRDHVNDRIADALSKYFDGGFNGHVTVSREGSGFRTECSIHLDTGIVLQVSGEDPEPRASFDRAADRIEKRLRRYKRKLKAHNGANGASRDVYEAASYVLASPEEEEEVPADFSPLVIAETSARIKTLTVGMAVMELDLSEAPVVVFKNAANGGVNVVYRRPDGNIGWIDPALVGQKTVS; from the coding sequence ATGACATTGCGGATTTCGGGAAAAAACGTCGACGTCGGATCGGCCATGCGCGACCACGTCAACGACCGGATAGCTGACGCCTTGTCGAAGTATTTCGACGGCGGCTTCAATGGCCACGTGACGGTGAGCCGGGAGGGATCCGGTTTTCGGACCGAGTGCTCGATCCATCTGGATACGGGCATCGTTCTTCAGGTGTCCGGCGAGGACCCCGAGCCGCGCGCGAGCTTCGACCGCGCTGCGGATCGCATCGAGAAGCGCCTGCGCCGCTACAAGCGCAAGCTGAAGGCTCACAATGGCGCGAACGGCGCCAGCCGCGACGTTTACGAGGCCGCCTCCTACGTGCTGGCCTCGCCCGAGGAGGAGGAAGAAGTGCCGGCGGATTTCAGTCCGCTGGTGATCGCCGAGACCTCGGCCAGGATCAAGACGCTCACCGTCGGCATGGCCGTCATGGAGCTGGACCTGTCCGAAGCACCGGTTGTGGTGTTCAAGAACGCTGCCAATGGCGGCGTCAACGTGGTGTACCGGCGCCCGGACGGCAACATTGGTTGGATCGATCCGGCACTGGTTGGACAGAAGACAGTCAGCTAG
- the ptsN gene encoding PTS IIA-like nitrogen regulatory protein PtsN translates to MDLSDLIKRDAVVVGLKANSKKQAIQELAAKAAELTGLTEREVFDTLLQRERLGSTGVGHGVAIPHGKLIKLTRLVGVFARMDKPIDFDSLDDQPVDLIFLLLAPEGAGADHLKALARIARQLRDPKIAAGLRSAEDAEAAFALLTQPLASSNAA, encoded by the coding sequence ATGGATCTGAGCGATCTGATTAAGCGGGACGCGGTCGTCGTCGGGCTGAAGGCCAACAGCAAGAAGCAGGCGATCCAGGAGCTGGCGGCCAAGGCTGCCGAACTGACCGGCCTCACCGAGCGGGAAGTCTTCGACACGCTGCTGCAGCGCGAAAGGCTGGGCTCCACCGGCGTCGGCCATGGCGTCGCCATCCCGCATGGCAAGCTGATCAAGCTCACCCGTCTCGTCGGCGTCTTTGCCCGCATGGACAAGCCGATCGATTTCGATTCGCTCGACGACCAGCCGGTCGACCTGATCTTCCTGCTGCTGGCGCCGGAAGGCGCCGGCGCTGACCACCTCAAGGCCCTCGCCCGCATTGCCCGCCAGCTGCGCGACCCGAAGATTGCGGCGGGCCTGCGCTCCGCGGAAGATGCGGAGGCAGCCTTTGCCCTGCTCACCCAGCCGCTGGCGTCGTCCAACGCCGCCTGA
- a CDS encoding glycosyltransferase family 4 protein → MTSSPSSAQPKLWFAYAGDIDTPTGGYGYDRKIIAGLRDLGWSVELLPLGDDYPFPAGPVLEEAVRRLSGLPNGARVVVDGLAYARLAAAAGRLAARLDLTALVHHPLCLEHGLTPAEADLLKTEEGEALAHAARVIVTSPATAELVTTLFGIAPERIGVVEPGTDPATPAAGSGGPGVSLLSVGSVLPRKGHDLVIEALARLDRRDWTLTIAGGLRDTACAEALRAQIAARGLTDQVRVAGAMDSATLEAAYARADLFVLASRYEGFGMAFAEALAHGLPVIGSGGDAVRKTFSLGGALYIEPDDVESLAAALNHLLSDPAARSALRNDALAAAKLLPDWSGAAQSFADYVISRR, encoded by the coding sequence GTGACCAGCTCTCCGTCCTCCGCCCAGCCCAAGCTCTGGTTCGCCTATGCCGGCGACATCGACACGCCGACCGGCGGTTACGGCTATGACCGCAAGATCATCGCCGGGCTCCGGGACCTCGGCTGGTCGGTGGAGCTGCTGCCGCTCGGCGACGACTATCCCTTTCCCGCCGGTCCGGTGCTGGAGGAGGCCGTGCGCCGGCTGTCCGGGCTGCCGAACGGCGCGCGCGTCGTCGTCGACGGACTGGCCTATGCCCGGCTCGCCGCTGCGGCGGGCCGGCTTGCGGCCCGGCTCGATCTGACAGCGCTCGTGCATCACCCGCTGTGCCTTGAACATGGCCTGACCCCGGCCGAAGCCGACCTGCTCAAGACGGAGGAAGGCGAGGCCCTCGCCCATGCGGCGCGGGTGATCGTCACCAGCCCGGCGACGGCGGAGCTGGTCACGACCCTGTTCGGCATTGCTCCGGAGCGCATCGGCGTCGTGGAGCCGGGCACGGATCCGGCCACACCGGCCGCAGGCAGCGGCGGCCCCGGCGTCTCGCTGCTGTCGGTCGGGTCCGTGCTGCCGCGCAAGGGTCACGATCTTGTGATCGAGGCGCTGGCCCGGCTCGACCGGCGGGACTGGACGCTGACGATCGCCGGAGGCCTGCGCGACACGGCCTGCGCCGAGGCACTGCGCGCGCAGATCGCGGCGCGCGGCCTGACGGATCAGGTCCGGGTCGCCGGCGCAATGGACAGTGCGACCCTCGAGGCGGCCTATGCCCGCGCGGACCTGTTCGTTCTGGCCAGCCGCTACGAGGGGTTCGGCATGGCCTTTGCCGAAGCTCTGGCGCATGGCCTTCCGGTCATCGGCAGCGGCGGCGATGCGGTGCGCAAGACATTCTCGCTCGGCGGGGCACTCTACATCGAGCCGGATGATGTGGAATCGCTGGCGGCGGCGCTGAACCACCTGCTGTCGGATCCTGCTGCACGCTCCGCGCTCAGGAATGACGCATTGGCGGCGGCAAAACTCTTGCCGGACTGGTCCGGTGCCGCGCAGAGTTTTGCGGACTACGTCATTTCACGTAGATGA
- a CDS encoding acyl carrier protein: MVTRIRELLAKHGALPVSVETLSDTADLYEAGLSSFASVQLMLALEDAFNVEFPEHLLNRKSFASIAAIRDAVASLTGEAVA; this comes from the coding sequence ATGGTCACCAGGATCCGCGAACTTCTCGCCAAGCATGGCGCCCTGCCTGTTTCCGTCGAGACGCTGTCCGACACCGCCGACCTATACGAAGCCGGACTGTCGTCCTTTGCCTCCGTCCAGCTGATGCTGGCGCTCGAGGACGCGTTCAACGTCGAGTTTCCGGAACATCTGCTCAACCGCAAGTCCTTTGCCTCGATCGCGGCGATCCGGGATGCAGTGGCCTCGCTGACCGGCGAAGCGGTGGCATGA
- a CDS encoding acyl-CoA dehydrogenase family protein — protein MNEVARAKALSLTERARRAAAVAAAHADDVDAAGRFPREAVDAMKAERLLGIQVPAYLGGEGASTAEIAEVCSILGQACSASAMVFAMHQIKASSLVSHGEGAPWHEGYMRRMAADQLLLASATTEGGIGGNLRNSICAIEVDGDICRLTKDATVISYATEADAILITSRARADSAPSDQVMTVFEKGQYTLEKTHHWDTLGMRGTRSDGFIFKGEAPAEQILPKPFAEIAAQSMLANSHILWSGVWFGIASDAFARAQAFVRAAARKSPGSVPPGALRLAEASNLLQLVKSNILAALQQYDAAQKDETKLSSMGFAVAMNNVKIASSQTILEIINHCLLICGIMGYKNGTPYSLGRHLRDAHSAQLMISNDRILGNTSTMLLVNKQDTSLLG, from the coding sequence ATGAACGAGGTGGCCAGGGCCAAGGCGCTCAGCCTGACCGAGCGCGCCCGCCGGGCCGCGGCCGTGGCCGCCGCCCATGCCGACGATGTCGATGCCGCCGGGCGCTTCCCGCGCGAGGCCGTCGACGCGATGAAGGCCGAGCGGCTGCTCGGCATCCAGGTTCCGGCCTACCTCGGCGGCGAAGGCGCGAGCACGGCGGAGATCGCGGAAGTCTGCAGCATCCTCGGCCAGGCCTGCTCGGCTTCAGCCATGGTCTTTGCCATGCACCAGATCAAGGCGTCGAGCCTCGTGTCGCATGGCGAGGGTGCTCCCTGGCACGAGGGCTACATGCGCCGCATGGCGGCCGACCAGCTCCTGCTCGCCTCGGCGACCACCGAGGGCGGGATCGGCGGCAACCTGCGCAATTCCATCTGTGCCATCGAGGTCGACGGCGACATCTGCCGCCTGACGAAGGACGCGACGGTCATTTCCTACGCCACCGAGGCGGATGCGATCCTGATCACCTCCCGCGCCCGCGCCGACAGCGCCCCCTCGGACCAGGTGATGACCGTGTTCGAGAAAGGCCAGTACACGCTCGAGAAGACCCATCACTGGGATACGCTCGGCATGCGCGGGACCCGCTCGGACGGCTTCATCTTCAAGGGCGAGGCACCGGCGGAGCAGATCCTGCCCAAGCCCTTCGCCGAGATCGCGGCCCAGTCGATGCTGGCCAATTCGCACATCCTGTGGAGCGGCGTCTGGTTCGGCATCGCCTCGGATGCCTTTGCCCGTGCCCAGGCCTTCGTCCGCGCTGCGGCGCGCAAGAGCCCGGGCAGCGTGCCGCCCGGCGCGCTGCGTCTGGCGGAAGCCTCCAACCTGCTGCAGCTGGTCAAGTCCAACATCCTGGCCGCCCTGCAGCAGTATGATGCCGCCCAGAAGGACGAGACGAAGCTGTCGTCGATGGGCTTTGCGGTGGCCATGAACAACGTGAAGATCGCCTCGTCGCAGACGATCCTCGAGATCATCAACCACTGCCTGCTGATCTGCGGCATCATGGGCTACAAGAACGGCACGCCCTACAGCCTCGGCCGGCACCTGCGCGATGCGCATTCGGCGCAGCTGATGATCTCCAATGACCGCATTCTCGGCAATACTTCCACGATGCTGCTTGTGAACAAGCAGGACACCAGCCTGTTGGGGTGA
- a CDS encoding amino acid--[acyl-carrier-protein] ligase has translation MDMQTSLLDRLFDAGLLIDTGVDGLYGRSGAFEDVIQRFEGLISAFGSSSPSEVIRFPPGMNRSHFEGSGYMKSFPQLAGTVHSFCGCELDHVNLLQCMAEGNDWTKDQKATDIVLTPAACYPLYPTIAKRGPLPAGGGLFDLQSYCFRHEPSKDPARMQLFRMREYVRMGTPDEVMAFRQQWMERGQELIAAVQLPVEIDVANDPFFGRAGKMLANNQRDQALKFELLIPVTSTAKKTACLSFNYHQDHFGKTWGLTTSDGAVAHTACVGFGLERIALALFAHHGLDTADWPAPVRKALWG, from the coding sequence ATGGACATGCAGACCTCCCTTCTCGACCGGCTGTTTGATGCAGGTCTCCTGATCGACACCGGCGTCGATGGCCTCTACGGCCGTTCGGGCGCCTTCGAGGACGTGATCCAGCGCTTCGAGGGGCTGATCTCGGCCTTCGGCAGCAGCTCCCCGTCCGAAGTCATCCGCTTTCCTCCGGGCATGAACCGCAGCCATTTCGAGGGCTCGGGCTACATGAAGAGCTTCCCGCAGCTCGCCGGAACCGTGCATTCCTTCTGCGGCTGCGAGCTGGATCATGTGAACCTGCTGCAGTGCATGGCCGAGGGCAATGACTGGACCAAGGACCAGAAGGCGACGGACATCGTGCTGACGCCGGCGGCCTGCTATCCGCTCTATCCGACCATTGCCAAGCGCGGCCCGCTGCCGGCAGGCGGCGGCCTGTTCGACCTGCAGTCCTACTGCTTCCGGCATGAGCCGTCGAAGGACCCGGCCCGCATGCAGCTGTTCCGCATGCGCGAGTACGTCCGCATGGGCACGCCGGACGAGGTGATGGCCTTCCGCCAGCAGTGGATGGAGCGCGGCCAGGAGCTGATCGCCGCCGTGCAGCTGCCGGTCGAGATCGACGTCGCCAACGATCCCTTCTTCGGCCGCGCCGGCAAGATGCTGGCCAACAACCAGCGCGACCAGGCCCTGAAGTTCGAGCTGCTCATTCCGGTCACCTCGACCGCGAAGAAGACGGCCTGCCTGTCCTTCAACTATCACCAGGACCATTTCGGCAAGACCTGGGGCCTCACCACGTCCGATGGCGCGGTGGCCCATACGGCCTGCGTCGGCTTCGGTCTGGAGCGGATCGCGCTGGCCCTGTTCGCGCATCATGGGCTGGACACGGCCGACTGGCCGGCCCCCGTCCGCAAGGCGCTCTGGGGCTGA
- a CDS encoding DUF1839 family protein — MTREKVFPALDPLAYQRHGLHDLGRDWPETNCYLDIWIEVLAALGQPPEAALGFAITQDFEGDQFTFFKVPLEDLETLFGIRVTELAIFDRVEAHVAAQIARGNLCLVEMDSFYLPDTQGTAYRKDHGKTTVAINRLDVDGRTMDYFHNLGLHRLEGEDFDGIFHRTAPEGALPFLPYTEFVKFPAALPEAATLAGRAVALLRRHLARAPEANPIAAFAAVFPAQVAEIAERPFGFFHLYAFNTLRQFGANFELFSAHLDWLAKQDTALDASALERLAAEARTISATAKVVQFQLARAVMRKSFDKLAPALVPAIEAWDRLHDGLTGLLSHPPAAAAAE, encoded by the coding sequence ATGACGCGGGAGAAGGTGTTTCCGGCGCTTGATCCGCTGGCATATCAGCGCCACGGCCTGCACGATCTCGGCCGCGACTGGCCGGAAACCAACTGCTATCTCGACATCTGGATCGAGGTGCTGGCCGCGCTGGGGCAGCCGCCCGAGGCGGCGCTCGGCTTTGCGATCACCCAGGATTTCGAGGGCGACCAGTTCACCTTCTTCAAGGTGCCGCTGGAAGACCTCGAGACCCTGTTCGGCATCCGCGTGACCGAGCTTGCCATCTTCGACCGGGTCGAGGCCCATGTCGCGGCACAGATCGCGCGCGGCAACCTCTGCCTTGTCGAGATGGACAGCTTCTATCTCCCCGACACCCAGGGCACCGCCTACCGCAAGGACCACGGCAAGACGACCGTCGCCATCAACCGGCTCGATGTCGACGGCCGGACGATGGACTATTTCCACAATCTCGGCCTGCACCGGCTGGAGGGCGAGGATTTCGACGGCATCTTCCACCGCACGGCGCCCGAGGGCGCGCTGCCGTTCCTGCCCTACACCGAGTTCGTGAAGTTCCCGGCCGCCCTGCCTGAGGCAGCCACGCTGGCGGGACGCGCCGTCGCCCTGCTCCGCCGGCATCTGGCGCGCGCGCCTGAGGCCAATCCGATTGCCGCCTTCGCCGCCGTGTTTCCGGCGCAGGTGGCCGAGATTGCCGAGCGGCCCTTCGGCTTCTTCCATCTCTACGCCTTCAACACGCTGCGTCAGTTCGGTGCGAATTTCGAGCTGTTCTCCGCCCATCTCGACTGGCTGGCGAAGCAGGACACGGCGCTGGATGCATCCGCGCTGGAACGGCTTGCCGCCGAGGCCCGGACCATTTCGGCAACCGCCAAGGTGGTGCAGTTCCAGCTCGCCCGGGCGGTGATGCGCAAGTCCTTCGACAAGCTGGCGCCCGCGCTGGTGCCGGCCATCGAGGCCTGGGACCGGCTGCACGACGGCCTGACCGGGCTCCTGTCGCATCCGCCTGCCGCCGCAGCGGCGGAGTGA
- a CDS encoding glycoside hydrolase family 2 protein, which produces MASAASVPARLPAPRRLAEQLHPLDAGWELSGTHAGEAATPADLPADLDWLPATVPGTVAGALADHGGFSASGPFPLQDKDFWYRTEVAAKAGARCRLRFEGLATLTDIFWNGQRMARSDSMFAALEVEVEADVRNTLHLAFRALTDRLAARLPRARWRTQLVDQPGLRGLRTTLLGHMPGWCPEVEAVGPYRPVFVSFPDEAGRAPDIAITQLASTLGEDGTGVLALTLTSAAPLVDAELACAGHHVPLVAGPDGQYAATLYLPDVAPWWPATHGTPHLHEVTLRVAGHRHRLGRTGFRRVEVDAGVDGQGFGLVVNGVPVFARGAVWTSADILRLASTPEALRPLLAAAAGAGMNLLRIPGITGYEGEAFFALCDELGLMVWQDFQFANFDYPLADPAFEAEVRREAAEVISRLCLHPSLAVFCGGSEMEQQAAMMGLPAERRAQPLIESLLPDLVAALAPSVPYVRNSPTGGDLPFLPNAGIGHYYGVGAYLRPLEDARRTGVRFAGECLAFANVPEPVTLERELPGIACHDPRWKARVPRDRGAGWDFEDVRDHYLGSLYGVEPARLRSHDPERYLELSRAVTGEVMAATFAEWRRAGSTCRGAMVLALSDLLPGAGWGLIDAHGEPKLALGILSQVLAPVQVLITDEGTNGLDIHLLNETPAPVEARLELTAWRDGRTPVLSVARDVLLPPRSAQRHGSFALIGSFFDLGYAYRFGPPSHDVVQARLVDRDGRTVSAAFHLPLGRGRPSQETGLVCSLEEPTPGSFGLILSAERFCETVAIRDASFLAEANGFPLAPGQPRRVSLTRRPGVPDTARPAGTVSCLNGLSALHYSA; this is translated from the coding sequence ATGGCGAGCGCCGCGTCCGTTCCCGCACGTCTGCCTGCGCCGCGCCGCCTTGCCGAGCAGTTGCATCCGCTGGACGCCGGCTGGGAGCTTTCCGGCACCCATGCCGGGGAGGCCGCTACCCCTGCCGACTTGCCTGCCGATCTCGACTGGCTGCCGGCCACTGTCCCCGGCACTGTCGCCGGAGCCCTTGCCGATCACGGCGGCTTCTCGGCGTCCGGGCCATTTCCCCTGCAGGACAAGGACTTCTGGTACCGGACCGAGGTTGCTGCCAAGGCCGGTGCCCGCTGCCGCCTGCGCTTTGAAGGTCTCGCCACGCTCACCGACATCTTCTGGAACGGCCAACGCATGGCCCGTTCGGACAGCATGTTCGCGGCGCTGGAGGTCGAGGTCGAGGCTGACGTCCGGAACACCCTGCATCTGGCCTTCCGGGCGCTGACGGACCGGCTCGCCGCAAGGCTGCCCCGCGCCCGCTGGCGGACCCAGCTTGTCGATCAACCCGGATTGCGTGGCCTGCGCACCACGCTGCTCGGCCACATGCCCGGCTGGTGCCCCGAGGTGGAGGCCGTCGGCCCCTACCGGCCCGTGTTCGTCTCGTTTCCGGACGAGGCCGGGCGAGCCCCCGACATCGCCATCACGCAGCTTGCCAGCACGCTGGGCGAGGACGGCACGGGCGTCCTGGCGCTGACGCTCACCAGTGCCGCGCCGCTCGTGGACGCGGAGCTTGCCTGCGCAGGCCATCACGTGCCGCTCGTGGCGGGCCCCGACGGGCAGTACGCCGCGACGCTCTACCTCCCCGATGTCGCGCCCTGGTGGCCAGCGACGCACGGCACGCCACATCTGCACGAGGTGACGTTGCGTGTTGCCGGTCATCGCCACCGGCTTGGCCGCACCGGCTTCCGCCGGGTCGAGGTCGATGCCGGCGTTGACGGTCAGGGCTTCGGGCTCGTCGTCAACGGCGTGCCCGTGTTTGCACGCGGGGCCGTGTGGACCAGCGCCGACATCCTGCGCCTCGCCTCGACACCCGAGGCGCTGCGGCCGCTGCTGGCGGCGGCGGCCGGCGCGGGCATGAACCTCCTGCGCATTCCGGGCATCACGGGTTACGAGGGCGAGGCCTTCTTCGCGCTCTGCGACGAGCTGGGCCTGATGGTCTGGCAGGACTTCCAGTTCGCCAATTTCGACTATCCGCTCGCCGACCCCGCCTTCGAGGCTGAGGTCCGCCGTGAAGCCGCTGAGGTCATCAGCCGGCTTTGCCTCCATCCGAGCCTTGCCGTCTTCTGCGGCGGCAGCGAGATGGAGCAGCAGGCCGCGATGATGGGCCTGCCGGCCGAGCGCCGGGCGCAGCCGCTGATCGAAAGCCTCCTGCCCGATCTCGTCGCGGCGCTGGCCCCCTCGGTGCCCTATGTGCGCAACTCGCCGACCGGGGGCGACCTGCCGTTCCTGCCCAATGCGGGCATCGGCCATTACTACGGCGTCGGCGCCTACCTCCGGCCGCTGGAGGATGCGCGCCGGACCGGGGTTCGCTTTGCCGGCGAATGTCTTGCCTTTGCCAACGTGCCGGAACCCGTGACGCTGGAGCGCGAGCTGCCCGGCATTGCCTGCCACGATCCGCGCTGGAAGGCGCGCGTGCCGCGCGACCGGGGGGCAGGCTGGGACTTCGAGGATGTGCGCGACCACTATCTCGGCTCTCTCTACGGCGTCGAACCTGCCAGGCTGCGCAGCCACGACCCGGAGCGCTATCTGGAGCTGTCCCGGGCCGTGACGGGCGAGGTGATGGCGGCCACTTTCGCCGAGTGGCGGCGCGCCGGCTCGACCTGCCGGGGCGCGATGGTGCTGGCGCTGTCCGATCTCCTGCCCGGGGCCGGCTGGGGGCTGATCGATGCCCACGGCGAGCCGAAGCTCGCGCTCGGCATCCTGTCGCAGGTGCTGGCACCGGTGCAGGTTCTGATCACGGATGAAGGCACCAACGGCCTCGACATCCACCTCCTCAACGAAACGCCGGCACCCGTCGAGGCCCGGCTGGAGCTGACCGCCTGGCGGGACGGCCGCACGCCGGTGCTCTCCGTCGCCCGGGATGTCCTGCTGCCGCCGCGCTCGGCGCAGCGTCACGGCAGCTTCGCGCTGATCGGCAGCTTCTTCGATCTCGGCTATGCCTACCGCTTCGGTCCGCCGTCGCATGATGTGGTGCAGGCCCGGCTCGTGGACCGCGACGGGCGGACGGTCAGCGCAGCGTTCCATCTGCCGCTCGGGCGCGGGCGGCCGTCGCAGGAAACCGGCCTCGTGTGCAGCCTCGAGGAGCCGACGCCCGGCAGCTTCGGGCTGATCCTGTCGGCCGAGCGCTTCTGCGAGACCGTCGCCATCCGGGATGCGTCCTTCCTGGCAGAAGCCAACGGCTTCCCTCTTGCCCCCGGCCAGCCCCGCCGCGTGTCCCTGACGCGCCGCCCCGGCGTGCCGGACACAGCCCGACCGGCTGGAACCGTCAGCTGCCTCAACGGCCTCTCGGCGCTGCACTATTCCGCCTGA
- a CDS encoding nucleotidyltransferase family protein — translation MSARPFRPHTAMILAAGLGKRMRPITATTPKPLIEVNGKALMDHGMDKLAAAGVKRCVVNVHYLADLVEVHARRRKDMEIIISDERDAVLETGGGVVKALPALGTDPFFLLNADTAYWIEGVKPNLEHMIDAFDPERMDGLLLISDLIHAVGYEGRGDFLMDTEGRLTRRPERHVTPFAYAGAAIFSPRLFDGAPGGKFSLNVLFDRAIAEGRLHGVLMEGIWLHVGTPKDIAAAEAAVRESAD, via the coding sequence ATGTCTGCCCGCCCGTTCCGTCCCCACACCGCCATGATCCTCGCCGCCGGTCTCGGCAAGCGCATGCGACCGATCACGGCGACGACGCCGAAGCCGCTGATCGAGGTCAACGGCAAGGCGCTGATGGATCACGGCATGGACAAGCTGGCGGCTGCGGGCGTGAAGCGCTGCGTCGTCAACGTGCATTACCTTGCCGACCTCGTCGAGGTGCACGCCCGGCGGCGCAAGGACATGGAGATCATCATCTCCGACGAGCGCGACGCCGTGCTGGAAACCGGCGGCGGCGTGGTCAAGGCCCTGCCCGCGCTCGGCACCGATCCCTTCTTCCTGCTCAATGCCGACACGGCCTACTGGATCGAGGGCGTGAAGCCCAATCTCGAGCACATGATCGACGCCTTCGACCCTGAGCGCATGGATGGCCTGCTGCTCATTTCCGACCTCATCCATGCGGTGGGCTACGAGGGACGCGGCGACTTCCTCATGGACACGGAAGGCCGCCTGACACGTCGCCCGGAGCGCCATGTCACGCCCTTTGCCTATGCCGGGGCTGCGATCTTCTCGCCGCGCCTGTTCGACGGCGCGCCGGGGGGCAAGTTCTCGCTCAACGTGCTGTTTGACCGGGCCATTGCCGAAGGCCGCCTGCATGGCGTCCTGATGGAAGGCATCTGGCTGCACGTCGGCACGCCGAAGGACATTGCCGCCGCCGAGGCCGCCGTCCGCGAAAGCGCCGACTGA